A window of Castanea sativa cultivar Marrone di Chiusa Pesio chromosome 1, ASM4071231v1 contains these coding sequences:
- the LOC142640761 gene encoding uncharacterized protein LOC142640761: protein MNIIIWNSRGTLKPNFQSHVHDLVNIHNPGIMVIMETKVGGDKAREIIGRLPFDEAICIETRGLSGGLWLMWNSNIVEVSLLAKTEQEIHVLIKVRPSDLNFNEPLLNEDKFGGRAVSINKSLLFKECLDKCNMVDLGFARPRFTWTNKRGISDLIQERIDRVFVNPEWWNLFPEPRVTHLTRFWLSDVTFSGVVSGAWSHTNELSEAIRRFTRDAKDWNKSHFGNVFAKKKRIMAWLNGIQRAMAITPSASLVDLEKNLLLELDNVLSQEGELWALKSQINWSIHGDRNTSFFHMFTLVRRMRNKITTIKNSVGDWINEEQQVMEFVQRGFSEIYSSSQEVSLRVHSSSCHWQAKFSDTVQDIMDHEVTTEEIKAGLWSVKAYKAPGPDGLHAGFYQHFWLIVGESVIKEVKKNFAERKMPEYLNKTHIALIPKIQGPETLSNFRPISLCNTVYKIVTKIIVARLRPFLSSVISPLQTAFVPGRRGTDNAIIAQEIIHTISRSKGKEGYMAIKIDLEKAYDNLVDLIMSCVLSVSTSILFNGGCLPPLYPSRGIRQGQLIEEKCSENLWKPVRSSKSGLAFSHLIFADDLVLFAKADQINCSTIRGVLDVFCSKSGQTVSEVKSRVYFSPNVDSDLRETLSDILGFQSTSNIVKYLGIHIKHPGSSNQDFNFVLDRVKQKLSGWKANLLSMAGRTVLIQSASSTIPSYTMQCAYLPGWEKVTRLKKEGGLGLQSAKGRNTALVAKLNWRFHTESSAPWATVLRMKYCSPQRLRSRNGDKLPCSRVWAAMKKGKDTFQKGTIWNIGRDSNLNLWFDKWTSSGPLRKLIEGPFSLEESNRKVKEVISAEGWNWSSISFPLPQDIAGGIQATPYAIVARSQDTLAWAGSHNGNFDLKSAYRIASGNENTHAFKGQWIWKLNILPRIQFFLWKCYHKSLGVKACLAARGICLDVICPLCLQQPETIMHALRDCQLPWKFVFLFAIWSIWLKRNLLVFQNKSAHHSLIPEILSKSSEFFHCTLSPRNAPRMTTKFIKWEKPASGWVKLNTDGSALGNLGIAGCGGLVRDKDGNWVVGFARKIGNSSSFIAEIWALRDGLNVCLQKNLLLVEVELDAKAVVDFLARLDNLSEAKSPLIDDCRHLIAQFHQICINHCYREANRCADTLARMGTNQAHEF from the exons ATGAATATCATCATATGGAATAGTAGGGGCACTCTGAAGCCCAATTTTCAGAGTCATGTTCATGATCTTGTAAATATTCATAATCCTGGTATTATGGTAATAATGGAGACCAAAGTTGGTGGTGACAAAGCTAGAGAAATTATAGGGAGGCTCCCTTTTGATGAAGCTATTTGCATAGAGACCAGAGGCCTTTCTGGAGGATTGTGGTTAATGTGGAATTCGAATATTGTGGAGGTGTCCCTGCTTGCAAAGACAGAGCAGGAAATCCATGTGCTGATTAAGGTTAGACCTTCTGATCTGA ATTTTAATGAACCTCTTTTAAATGAGGATAAGTTTGGAGGGAGGGCTGTAAGTATAAATAAATCCTTGCTGTTCAAGGAGTGTCTAGACAAATGCAACATGGTTGATCTGGGGTTTGCAAGACCAAGGTTTACTTGGACGAATAAAAGAGGCATCAGTGATCTCATTCAAGAGCGCATTGATAGGGTCTTCGTTAATCCGGAGTGGTGGAATCTATTTCCAGAACCTAGAGTCACGCATCTCACCCG TTTTTGGCTTTCTGATGTTACATTTTCTGGGGTTGTTTCGGGTGCTTGGAGTCATACCAATGAGTTATCTGAGGCCATTAGGAGATTCACCAGGGATGCGAAGGATTGGAACAAATCCCATTTTGGTAATGTGTTTGCTAAGAAAAAGAGGATAATGGCCTGGCTCAATGGCATTCAAAGAGCTATGGCCATTACCCCTTCGGCATCTCTTGTGGATTTAGAGAAAAATCTTCTGTTAGAGCTTGATAATGTTCTCAGCCAAGAAGGGGAGTTGTGGGCTCTTAAATCTCAAATTAATTGGTCGATCCATGGTGATCGCAATACGTCTTTTTTCCACATGTTTACACTTGTTAGAAGAATGCGCAATAAGATCACAACCATTAAAAATTCAGTGGGTGATTGGATAAATGAGGAGCAGCAGGTTATGGAGTTTGTGCAAAGAGGTTTTAGTGAGATTTACTCCTCATCTCAAGAAGTTTCTCTTAGGGTTCATTCCTCTAGTTGTCACTGGCAGGCCAAGTTCTCTGATACTGTCCAAGACATTATGGATCATGAAGTAACTACAGAAGAGATCAAAGCTGGTCTTTGGTCCGTGAAAGCTTATAAGGCTCCTGGTCCGGACGGCCTTCATGCAGGATTTTACCAGCATTTTTGGTTGATTGTAGGTGAGTCAGTCATcaaagaagtgaaaaaaaattttgctgaaAGAAAAATGCCTGAGTATCTGAACAAGACTCATATAGCGCTTATTCCTAAGATCCAAGGTCCTGAGACTCTAAGCAACTTTAGACCGATAAGTCTATGTAATACAGTGTATAAAATTGTCACTAAGATCATAGTGGCAAGGCTGAGACCATTCCTAAGTTCTGTTATTAGTCCGCTACAAACGGCTTTTGTTCCAGGAAGGCGTGGCACTGATAATGCCATTATAGCCCAGGAAATTATTCACACTATCAGCCGCTCCAAGGGTAAAGAGGGATATATGGCAATAAAGATTGATCTTGAGAAGGCCTACGATAA TTTGGTTGATCTTATCATGAGCTGTGTTTTGTCAGTGTCTACTTCCATCCTTTTCAATGGAGGGTGCCTTCCGCCTTTGTATCCTTCCAGAGGGATTAGGCAAG GGCAGCTCATTGAGGAGAAGTGTAGTGAAAATCTGTGGAAGCCGGTGAGATCTTCCAAAAGTGGTCTGGCTTTCTCTCATTTAATATTTGCGGATGATCTAGTGCTATTTGCCAAAGCTGATCAGATTAATTGCTCCACAATCAGAGGTGTGTTGGATGTTTTTTGTAGCAAATCGGGTCAGACGGTGAGTGAAGTTAAATCTCGGGTCTATTTCTCTCCTAATGTAGACAGTGATCTTAGAGAGACTCTTAGTGATATTCTTGGCTTCCAATCCACTTCCAACATCGTAAAATATCTTGGAATTCACATTAAACATCCGGGGTCTTCTAATcaggattttaattttgtgttggatcgtgtgaaacaaaaattgtCAGGTTGGAAAGCAAATCTTTTATCTATGGCTGGAAGAACAGTGCTGATTCAATCTGCTTCGTCAACAATCCCATCATACACTATGCAATGTGCATATCTCCCTG GATGGGAGAAGGTGACTAGATTGAAAAAAGAAGGAGGTTTGGGGCTGCAGTCAGCTAAAGGGAGAAACACAGCTTTAGTGGCTAAGCTTAATTGGCGCTTCCATACTGAGTCAAGTGCTCCATGGGCCACTGTTTTAAGGATGAAATATTGCTCGCCTCAAAGATTGAGGTCTAGAAATGGGGATAAGCTCCCATGTTCTCGGGTTTGGGCAGCTATGAAAAAAGGGAAGGACACCTTTCAAAAAGGCACTATCTGGAACATTGGGAGGGATAGCAATCTGAACTTATGGTTTGATAAATGGACAAGCTCAGGCCCCTTAAGAAAGCTTATTGAAGGGCCTTTTTCGTTGGAGGAGTCTAACAGGAAAGTTAAAGAAGTCATTTCAGCAGAAGGTTGGAACTGGTCAAGTATTTCGTTTCCTTTGCCCCAAGATATTGCAGGAGGCATTCAAGCAACTCCGTATGCTATTGTGGCAAGAAGTCAAGACACATTAGCATGGGCCGGCTCTCATAATGGCAATTTTGATCTTAAAAGCGCTTATAGGATTGCCTCAGGAAATGAGAACACTCATGCTTTTAAAGGGCAGTGGATATGGAAGCTTAATATCCTTCCTCggattcaattttttctttggaAGTGCTATCACAAGAGCTTAGGAGTAAAAGCTTGCTTAGCTGCTAGAGGAATCTGTTTGGATGTTATTTGTCCCCTCTGCCTCCAACAGCCAGAAACAATTATGCATGCTTTAAGGGATTGCCAG CTTCCCTGGAAGTTTGTTTTCCTATTCGCTATCTGGTCTATTTGGTTAAAAAGAAACCTGTTGgtgtttcaaaataaatcagCCCACCATAGCCTCATCCCCGAAATATTGAGCAAATCCTCGGAGTTTTTTCACTGCACTCTGTCTCCTAGAAATGCTCCCAGAATGACCACAAAATTCATTAAGTGGGAAAAACCTGCTAGTGGGTGGGTGAAGCTCAACACTGACGGCTCTGCTTTAGGGAACCTCGGGATCGCTGGGTGTGGGGGTTTAGTCCGAGATAAGGATGGCAATTGGGTGGTCGGATTTGCTAGAAAAATCGGGAATTCATCGAGCTTCATAGCTGAGATTTGGGCCTTGAGGGATGGTCTAAATGTGTGTCTACAAAAGAACTTACTACTGGTTGAAGTTGAGTTAGATGCCAAGGCTGTTGTTGATTTTCTTGCAAGGCTTGATAACTTAAGCGAAGCAAAATCCCCTCTTATAGATGACTGCAGGCACTTGATTGCTCAATTTCATCAGATTTGCATCAACCACTGCTACCGGGAAGCTAATAGATGTGCTGACACCTTAGCTAGGATGGGCACTAATCAAGCTCATGAGTTTTAG